The genomic stretch ATGCAGTGCAACTCTCATGGCTGATGCTGGCTCTCTACTGCCATGGATCTCTAAGCATCATACTCCAAACTATAGATCAAGAACCATCTGCATCATACATGCAACTAAGATAAATACATGATAGAAAACTAGCCCAATGccttgttgggtcccgattgacattgagagggggggtgaatcagtgtgccaaatattttttcattttttagctgtacccctgatgtggcaatcactatttgcacttcaatagcacagtctactgatgTTACCTAGAGCTgttatgtatactactgaccattcttactgttgcacggaacttactcacataacttGTATTGCTGCCCaaagctgtctcataaacctcacacggtaatcactgtacatacatacacagtcgtatgcacatccacaatgcaccaccaagtggtcaggtctaccagatgtacacacccattctgtagtcaagcactccaatccacaatacaaatataagcatacacatccacaatacaagaaatacgtgcttcggccagttgcctacatgcacggagtaatggcCACTGTAGagctcagtatttactcaatactaattatgactgcacccacagccaagggaacagattctcagtttccaccaatgacatataatggctaggtcttccccctagttttctcataatgatatgagaggccgcacccacggcaaataggtttaggtagttgtaactaccaaggaacacatagcccttgtgtccagcacccactgaacaccaaaaaaaaaaataaagttgagcTTCTAACAATGCcttatagtgaagcactcatacatgcaaatttcccctcAAATAGACTACAATTATCACTTAGGCAATTTAttaaacatcttgcctacaatgatttataataatgaaaatttggtaaaagtgaggttacctggGCAAGGAGTAACCAttggagatgcaataatgtcgatctccacttgatgcggaccataaccacgttgtcttggtgccgccaatgcttcaaccccgattggcacttgggtttcttgaagcaactcacaagaaccaaattctaggttcttattcttcttctttcttttctccttgtctttatttTCATGGAACAAcgatggcattcacattcacacacacacactcctctctctctctctctctctctctctctctctcctcttctagtcttccttgtaaataaagctttaatggggaaatagtattctcaacaagaaccatcaaactccattaattggatttgagaaaatctttcttgagaggcattcaagacacacacaaagagagggaaaaacttcttctctatttccctcttattctcttctcttctattttccttttctttctcttggcaacaaccaatagagcttgctaccttggtttccagcagcttcctaattctctaatgggggctatggacgaagtgcaagaggatggaagtctttcattcaaacccttagccttccacaAGCTTCAACTAGTTTTTCTGACTACCTCAGCAATCCCTCTGCCTAATTTCTTTCCTCTGGTGTGTAGAattcggagagatgaagaatctccaacttgaatcacctaaatccgagttaaaatgagagagatatgaccatttgaagttcaAGCAATGAGATagtctgaaatggaatcttcgtattGGTGGTGTAGGCTACGCCGGTGGCGCACGCAACAAAGGAGCAGATCtagccgtagatctcatcaaaaggtatctcttaatctGAATCATTTGATtgaaccaacggacaatagatctaaaccatagattttgaatctcgatgacttCATCATGACGGACGTGCTAACATTGTTAGACGCGTTGTTGATCACCGATTTGTTGGTATAGCGAGTTTCACGGTATGCTGtcggctaactttaataaagcttcatcgatcttgaccgttagatcgAAACCGATATAATATaattggctcagatcaagatatggagaatctctttatagattctatgcacatgcgctacacacaatcaagactcaatatggtgaaatgccacaccatcatatctaatacacctcaccaatgataagcctaggataagcatcttcaacgcaagctcttgcacgaaccatcagatctgaatctgatcaACGTGGTTCAATAtgagccgtgtattaaggatccctctgattctcttatatacacataagcccctgccttcatatttccagtgctaaacaccccttatcaactaagaccttcaaaatctcaaaattacataaaatcccttcaaattttaaaaataaattccaaaaaatcaacCCAACACCTAGCAAACTGATGAATTTtcgatttggattttcaaatcgGCTTTACGTAAACacttataattttttcatacgatatccaattgagatgaaacaaagtgcgttggaaccgtaactggacgctctacgacttttcagaagactcaatcatctgactcaatcATATAGAAAGACCAAAATgaccctagacctttccaatgacgcatctttctcatacgaaatCGGAACACGATGAAATTAGAatcgttggaaagattggatttttttcgtattgttacatgagaacacttcctttaaaaagttcatcttcaatgccgaaactgctcTCGACTCCCaaaaatgtcgtaacttcttcatacggtatcgaaaTGTAACGAAATCAAATGTATTGGACTAGGTAAATtgcaatctatctttttcatgaagaactaaTCTTCCAAAAACATCATTTTCATTACTGAAAATGCCCCCGAGtataaataggctaattttaACAGTTTTGACCtaaaaacccgcaccacctactaaAGATGTATTAAATCACTCCATGCACAcaagcggctctgttatctcatcgatgacactggacactgctatatcatcatttttatctatgtcacccaaactgaccatGTCATCACCGTCACGTAAACGAATTACCAACAAAGACAATCATAAAACAACATGCTTGCACAGGTAAGAATGTAGAGAAAATGACCTCAATATTACTTTCATAGTTTTCAATGACCCAGTTGCAATCTATCGAGTGTGTAGGACATCAATACTATACTATTAAAACAAACCCATCTCAGACAAAAGTTATTCTTTCCTGTCCTCAAGCTTTTAACATTTGCGAGTAGTTGCAATTTTTTCTGTTCTGACTGGTCAGATGTGAATGAGCTTCCaacagaaaaaaagatgattctGAGCTTCTGGCATATAGTATGTGCACTTGATAAAGAAATTTCCCACCAATTCCAATACAACTATCATGTAATACAAAAAAATCTACTGTTGGAGGGTATTTTTCAGTACAGGGCAGGGCTGATGACACCATGAATCTCAGTGTGGCATCAAGGCATCATGTACTTCTACCCACCTCTTTTCCAGTGATATATGGAGCACTTTTAACTTTCCATACACTATTTCATCttcatttaaaaagaaaaaactgcaAGTTTGGATAGACAGGTCGTATtttcactctcatcagtatcaGGGTTGATAGTATAGTGAAAGGAAATCTTTGTCCTATCACTACTTGAGCTGTTTGATTGTGATTTCAAACGGCATGCCCCATTGTCGTTCGTTGTCGTTCGTTGGTTCTGTGGAACCGTggtttgtcatataggagcctCAGCCTTGGattatgatcactaccatggaacactatttttatttttatatatatatatatataataataataataataaaataaaaagaaatgggtCATATTGGTTCGTACTGAATGTAAATTCGTAAGAGAATCACTTTTTATGTAGTCTATATCGGTATCAGATATTTGTTGTAGCCTCCAGCTTTTGTTGTAAAATATTATCTATTTGCAATCATGGATTTCAAGAttttaaaacgcattgtgtCATGTTGAGAAAGCTAGTGATAATTAATTAGCCTAATATTATCCCCTCAGGTAATATGAGATTAAAATTTACACACCATTTCCGATTGATAGCGGCAACACGAAAGAGAGTGACGTAGGTGGAAAGAGAGTGACGTTCCCATATCAATCAGGGGGAGGGGTTGATCCCTCATCAATTGCGGAAGAAATTTGATGTGAGGTTTACAAGTGAATTATAGGGTTTAGCTCTTCCAGGCCATATGGGTCTGTGATCTCGCATTAGTTTTAGAAGAGATTTGATGGTGGGTTGATCGTCTTAGGTTCCCTCACCTTCTAGGCTGATATGAGATTTGAGTTATTTCATATCCACAGGGGTAGACGGAGGAAGTTGGGGATGAGGGGAGACGGGGTGGCGCATGTGATCTTTGAAAGAGAGAGCGAAGGTTTGGTGGGATCTAGTCATCTAACCTTCTCTTGTTTGCCGACAATTAGTATAATAATAGGTGGGATCTAACCTTTGGTCGAGTCGCCCTCGGCTCCATGCTTTCCAGAAAGTGATCTCTCAACTGTTCTACAATAGAGTAAAAGAGGAGAGAGCGAGAAAGTACTGAACCACACTAGCTCACGCATTTCGAAACAGAGAGacagaggaaggagaagaagaaggatgatgATAGAGGAAGTGGGTGTGGAGGAGTTGGTGAGAGCAGGGTTGTCGGAGGTGGAGGCTCGCGGGTTCCATGAGTCCCTCAAGGCGGCAATCTTAATTGCTCGATCATCATCAGGAGGGGAAGGAACAAAAGCAGCGGCGGAGCCTCAGAAGGTATGGAAGGAACTGACTGCGGAAGGGAAGAAATTGCTGAAGCCTTGGCATCCCCACGCACTTCACCAGCTTATCTACTCCTCTGTCTACTCCAATTGGGATATCTCCACTTCTGGCCTTCCTCCTTACTGGTTCCCTTCTCTGTAAGTCCAAGATTACTACTCTTTCTTACTAGCATGAAACCAGCATTTCAAGGCAACCCATATAGGAGTCTGAGTTGGACTAACTGAATTGAACTGTTTAACTGTTTATGCTGCCGAACCATTTGACTAACCCACCAAATTCGGATTCACAGTGTGTTCCGTGTTCCAGCTGGCTCTCTTTCTCAGTGTACTATGAATGAATTGGGAATTTTTAGCAACTAGCAtgtataataaataaataaattaataagaCTAGTTTCCAATGATCTCATGATTGTTACATTTCTCACAGCTTACAGGCTAGACAAACAAATCTAGGGAATTTGATGGAAATTCAGGGCCCAAAGCTTCTAGGGGCATTGTATCAAGATCCTATAAAAAGCTTCAGCCTCTTTCAGAAGTTCACTGTACAACACCAAGATGTAAGTGTCCCACTTCATTCCATTACAATAATCACTGAGTGGTATTTTGGCATTCTAGAAGTGTGGAATTAATAATTTGAAACAAATGGACCAGGTCTACTGGCCACTTATTCTACGGGTGCTTTCTGTTAAATTTCGTGAAGGCCCGAGGTGTATTTTAGATACCTCTGACAAATCAAAGCATGGAGGTACATGGTTTCCGGGTTCAGTCTTGAACATTGCTGAATCCTGTCTGTTACCAACGGATCATCCGAGAAAACGGGATGAAGATGTGGCTGTCATATGGAGGGATGAAGGATTAGATGATGCTCCCGTTAACCGTATGACATTAAGAGAACTTCGAGAACAAGTCATGTATGCTTTTCACTCATATGTTCTTTCATTTGGTATTGTTTGAACCCTAGAATCAAAAGAACCCATTTTTAAATCAGATCAGACAATGAACTGGAAAAGGGTCCAGTTCCAGTTAAAGGGTCTTCAATTGAGCTAGGAAAGCCAGCAAGTGACTTGTTCTGGGTAACCCAGTTTGATCAGCCAGACTGGTCTTTGAAACCATGGTCAGAAATTACTACTTAGCATGCAACATGAAAATTCATGCTCTGCTTCCAGTTTCAGGGGAGAGAGtgcaatccttgtgtgtttaaGATGTTGATGTGTATGCAACATGGTTCTCAGGATGGTGGCAAATGCGTTGGATTCAATGTTCTCGAAGGGTGATGCAATTGCGATTGACATGCCAATGACAGTCACTGCAGTTGTTATATACTTGGCAATCATCCTTGCAGGACTAGTGGTTGTATCAATAGCGGATAGCTTCGTAGGAAAGGAAATCGCTACCCGCTTGCGTGTGTCCAATGCAAAAGGCATCTTTACTCAGGTATCTCTTCATTTGCTATATATTCCAAAACCATCATAACCGAGGCAACCTCAATCATGGGAGGAACTCACCCTGCAAAaggtcctcttccttcctttaCTTCCAACTGAATAACTGATAAATTGTTGTAATTGGCATAGTTGTTATTAAATTTTTAGAAAGCCCAAACacaattatttttcttaatgaGATGTGGTTGCACTACTATTGGTTAAATATACTAGAAGAGGAGCTCTTGAGTTCAACTTGCAGCTGGTTTTTATCTTCAGAATTATTTTGGATGCTTTGTTGTGAGTTTGACCAGTCGATTAGACTTACAAAGTAGCTACAGCTCAATGTAGGTTATTTTCATCAGTGGGAAAGAGTCATTTAGTTCTGTAAATAACTTGAGATTTTGAGGAAGATTTTGGGTGAAGGTTATTTGACCCATTCTGAAATTTTGTGTCATAATAGATTTGCTAATGCAAGCCGTAAAATGCCATCAGATGGGCCTGTAAAATAACTGTAGTAACATTTGTCCAGTTTGATTACATTATTACATGAATCATGCATAGCTGATTTTACAGCTGCTTTTAATAAGCTCTTATTTTTCCCTCCAAATGTTAGTATGTTCATTCACACATCCTGTCACTCTATCATATACTTGGGGTTCTTTCATagacttatttaaaaaaaatggcacTATATCTGTCCAATGAACTAcagtttttgtaattttctgaTGCATGTAGGTTGACTCTGATACTGTTTACTTCATCTCTGCTGAACGCAGTTTGGTGACTTGGAACAGTGAATCTCTTATATCTGAGATTCAAAATTATGCGATAGAGATTCTTCCCAACGAATAGGTTGCTAACCATATTCATCATACATATGTTAGATATGCCTTTGCTTTTGGTATTTTGTCTTTAACTAtctcatcatatatatatatatatataaataaataatatgcaTAAATTTGACTTTCTTATTTCAGCAACACTCATTATTTCCTTATATGCATTTTTGTCTTCTGCTtccatattttcaattttactaCATCAACCATCAACACTTGTTTACTCTTCTGAAGATGCTATAACATCTTCACCTTGTTCATGTTATAGATTGACTTGTTTGTATGACTGattgatttcattgtatttattttctttggtcCTAAACTGGGTTTTGAAATGCTATTTTCCCTGATTTGCTTCCAGGACTTCATACGTAGGGGAGGTAGAAATTTTCCTCTATATAGGTAAAGGTTACTGTAATTTAATTCAGGATGTTTGAATACAGTAAATGATCTCTGATTTGTGTATGTGAGTGTATCTAATACATTATACATAAAAAACTACTCCATATTCATCCCTTGCTGGTTTATAATAGTAATAGCATAATTTTCTGATGTTGACTGTCCTTGCAGTCGGGTTGTTGAAGCAGGTCCGTGGAAAGCCATTGTAGTCCCTGCTATTGGGAAGGATGTATCAGTTCAACTAAGGAAGCATGACTTGTCATGGAAAGATTTTCTTTCACGTGTTGACCACCTTCCAAGGTAATCCAAATACCATGCAGTGGTTTaccaaaaatatttatttttccccCCTTAAAATAACACGTAGGAGGTCCTTAATGTATAGTACTCTGTTCTTATTCATTAAATTTTAATCTTTTCGACTTAATCTTACAAATTGAATAGTTTTGTTTTGCAGACCAAACCATCACTTTCCAGTGTATCAGTCCATGGATTCTGTGACAAATATTCTATTTTCATCTGGAACCACAGGTATACAACTCATCTATATCCATATGTTCTTCTATGTGTACTTTTACCATTTtgttttataaaatatttttcttctctttgattgCTTACAGGAGAGCCAAAGGCTATTCCATGGACACAACTTTGTCCAATTCGATCTGCAGCTGATGCATGGGCACAAATAAATATCAAAACTGGTGATGTCTATTGCTGGCCAACAAATCTAGGGTGGGTGATGGGACCTACTGTATTATATTCATGCTTCCTCATTGGTGCTACTCTAGCCCTCTATCATGGATCCCCTCTTGGTCATGGTTTTGGTAAATTCGTTCAAGTAAGGACTAGCATGACTTTTTCCCCACATGATGCACTTTGAGGAGATTTATCATCTAACtactattcttctttttctctgatGTCCAGGAAGCAGGTGTGACTTGTTTGGGTACAGTGCCAAGTCTAGTAAAAATGTGGAAGAGTACAGATTGTATGAAAGGACTGGATTGGACAAAGATTAAGTAATCTTAGGCACCAACGATACTACATTcatatatgtgtatatatattccAAACATGTTTAACCATGTTTCTGTGCAGGACATTTGCTTCTACTGGAGAAGCGTCCAATTTTGATGATGACTTATGGCTTTCTTCAAAGGCTTATTACAGGCCTATCATT from Macadamia integrifolia cultivar HAES 741 chromosome 14, SCU_Mint_v3, whole genome shotgun sequence encodes the following:
- the LOC122061379 gene encoding probable CoA ligase CCL12, with protein sequence MMIEEVGVEELVRAGLSEVEARGFHESLKAAILIARSSSGGEGTKAAAEPQKVWKELTAEGKKLLKPWHPHALHQLIYSSVYSNWDISTSGLPPYWFPSLLQARQTNLGNLMEIQGPKLLGALYQDPIKSFSLFQKFTVQHQDVYWPLILRVLSVKFREGPRCILDTSDKSKHGGTWFPGSVLNIAESCLLPTDHPRKRDEDVAVIWRDEGLDDAPVNRMTLRELREQVMMVANALDSMFSKGDAIAIDMPMTVTAVVIYLAIILAGLVVVSIADSFVGKEIATRLRVSNAKGIFTQDFIRRGGRNFPLYSRVVEAGPWKAIVVPAIGKDVSVQLRKHDLSWKDFLSRVDHLPRPNHHFPVYQSMDSVTNILFSSGTTGEPKAIPWTQLCPIRSAADAWAQINIKTGDVYCWPTNLGWVMGPTVLYSCFLIGATLALYHGSPLGHGFGKFVQEAGVTCLGTVPSLVKMWKSTDCMKGLDWTKIKTFASTGEASNFDDDLWLSSKAYYRPIIECCGGTELASSYIQGNLLQPQAFGAFNGASMTTGFVILDENGVPYPDDQPCVGEVGLFPVYMGATDRLLNADHEEVYFKGMPMYKGMRLRRHGDIIKRTVGGYFLVQGRADDTMNLGGIKTSSVEIERVCDRADDSLLETAAISIAPVNGGPEQLVIFVVLKKGYSCTQEQLKIKFSRAIQSNLNPLFKVSHVRIVVEFPRNATNKLLRRVLRDQMKTELASRSRL